AAATATCCATTTCAAGCAAAACCCTACCCCCCGGATAATTCACATCCTTTTTACCGTTACGAGCCCGATCAATGTATTCTTTGCGGTCGCTGTGTTGAGGCCTGCCAGGATTTACAGGTGAATGAAACCCTTACGATAGACTGGAGCCGCGAAGTTCCCCGGGTGATCTGGGATAATGATGTTCCGATAGACCAATCCTCTTGCGTATCGTGCGGACACTGTGTGAACGTTTGTCCGTGCAATGCGCTCATGGAAAAATCGATGCTCGGCAATGCTGGATTCCTGACAGGAATTGCGCCGAATATTCTGGCTCCAATGATTGATATGACAAAAGAAGTAGAACCAGGTTATCGAGAAATATTCGCAGTATCCGAAGTGGAAGCCGCAATGAGGAAGGCTAGAATAAAACGGACTAAAACGGTATGTACTTATTGCGGAGTCGGCTGCAGCTTTGAGGTCTGGACAAAGGACCGAGAAATATTGAAAATCCAGACGAAGACAGAGGCACCAGTAAACGGTATTTCCACTTGTGTAAAAGGGAAATGGGGATGGGATTTTGTTAATAGTGAAGAGCGGTTGACAAAACCGCTGATCCGAAAGGGAGAAGAGTTTGTTGAGGCCACCTGGGAAGAAGCCCTGTCGCTTATTGCCGAAAAACTTTCCGGGATTAAAGAGGAGTATGGCCCAGATGCAATAGGATATATCGCATCGTCGAAATGCTCAAATGAAGAAAATTTCCTCTTCCAAAAGTTCGCTCGTGCGATTATGGGTACCAATAATGTTGATAATTGTTCCAGGTATTGTCAGTCGCCAGCCACGACTGGATTAATGCGGACAGTAGGGCTAGGCGGGGATTCTGGGACGATGGAGGATATCATGGCATCCGAGCTTGTAATCGTTGTCGGAGCTAATCCAGCCGAGTCACATCCAGTATTGGCAACGAGGATCAAACGTGCCCATAAGCTTCATGGACAGAAGCTCGTGGTAGTCGATTTAAGGGAGAATGAGCTGGCACAGCGTGCAGATTTATTCCTCCATCCTAAGCCTGGAACAGATATTATATTGCTTAATGCAATCGCTAAATACTTTTTTGACCAGGGGTGGGAGGATGCAAGCTTCCTCGCAGAACGAGTGAATGGCGTGAATGAATTCCAGGCTTCGCTTGAAAAATATACACTCGAATATGCTATTGAAAAGACAGGCCTCACTATGGAACAGATATTGCAGCTTGCAGAAATGATTAAAGAGTCCAAATCAGTATGCATCCTGTGGGCAATGGGTGTTACTCAGCATATGGGTGCATCCGACACTAGTACCGCCATTTCGAATTTACTGCTTGTCACCGGAAACTACGGACGCACCGGGACAGGGGCCTACCCATTGCGAGGCCATAACAATGTTCAGGGTGCTTGTGATTTTGGAACATTGCCGCCATGGATGCCAGGTTATGAACCTGTCAACGATGAAGCGGTAAGGGCTAAGTATAAGGAAGCCTGGGGAGTAGACCTGCCTGAAAACCCTGGTTATGACAATCACCATATGGTTGAAGCGATCAATAAAGGTAAGATGAAGGCACTCTACCTTTTTGGCGAGGATATGGCAATTGTGGATGCCAACTCCAATTATGTGCATTCCACCTTTGAAAAACTTGATTTCTTTGTTGTCCAGGATATTTTCTTCAGTAAAACCGCGCAATTTGCAGATGTAATTTTACCTGCAGCACCAAGCCTTGAAAAGGATGGGACTTTCACTAACACCGAAAGAAGAATCCAAAGATTTTATAAAGTATTGGAGCCGAGGGGAGATTCTAAGCCAGACTGGCTGATTTTTCAGGAACTTGCCAATCGTCTTGGGGCCGATTGGAACTATCAGCATCCATCAGAAATCATGGACGAAGCGGCTAAGCTTGCGAACATTTTCGCAGGAGTCAGCTATGAACGGCTTGAGCAGTGGGAGTCACTTGTCTGGCCAGTAAAAGCCGATGGAACAGACACTCCTCTGTTATATAAAGATAAATTTGGCTTCCCGGATGGAAAGGCAAGACTTGTTCCTGTTGAGTGGACAGTGCCATTTGATCCAGGCAATGAATTCGATTTGCATTTAAACAACGGGCGAATTTTGGAGCATTTCCATGAAGGCAATATGACGCACAAAACCGAAGGGCTTGTCCACAAGGTTCCCGATGTATGGCTCGAGATCTCACCTCAACTAGCTTCCGAACGAAATCTTGAAGATGGGGCACTAGTCGGTTTAACCTCTCCCTATGGCCATGTAGAAGTCCGAGTAATTGTTACCGACAGGGTAAAGGGGCAAGAATTGTATTTACCAATGAATACTGCTGAGGATACTGAGGCAGTAAACAGGCTTACAAGCAGCTATCACGATATTATTACCCATACTCCAGCATATAAGGAAATGGGAGTGAAGATGGAAATACTTGAAACAACAGGAGAGCTGCCGCTTCCTAAGCATAACCATCGCTATGGAAACAGGATACCGCAAATTAGCGTGAAGGTAGAGGAAAAATGGCAGCGTTCTGACTATATACCAATTTCCGAAATAGATGAATTAAAGGAGGGATATTATGGCGAAAGCGATCAGGCAAATTAACAGGCAAATTCCAAATGAAACAGAAGAACGCAGCCAGGCTGCAGAGGAAATCATGCAAGCACTTGCTGACAATAAGGAAGCAGTCCTTTCTTTAATTGACCTGGCAAAAGAACTTCATGAAGTGAAGGTCTTCGAAACAGCGGGCTCTCTGCTTAAGCAGCGCAACGAGGTAGGAGTCATTGCCATGCAGCAGGTAAACCAGCCAGCAGTTCATAATGTCATAAAAAGTGGTTTTGGCCTGTTTAAGTTTCTTGGAGGATTGCAGCCAGCCCAGCTTGAAACATTGATGAATGGTGTCACTCTCGGTTTGAAAAGAATGTCCGAAACAGGTGAAAAAGGAAAGAAGCAAAGCATCTGGAAAATGAGAATCAGGCTTCGCAATCCCGAAATACGGGCAGCCATGACCACGATGGTTGATTTTATGGAAGGAATGGGAGAAGCCTTCCTTAGAAGCAGAGAAAAGCGTGAGTAGGGAGGGGTCAACATGCAGGATTATACGTTTCAAATCAGCAATTTAACCACTGAAGAAGATGCTGAGAAACTTACCCAGGCCATGCTTGAGGTCTGGGGAATTTCCCAAGCAGAAGCAAGTGCCCAGCATAAGACGGTATCAATCGTATTCGATGAAAGAATGTCTTCCCTGGAGGATTTTAAGCAGGCAGTTCGTGAAGCAGGGTTCCACCAGGCGAGTGAATAATTCAGGAAAAAAAGAGGTGACGAGCATGAGAATTTGTGAAGTGTGCGGAAGAAAAGAAGGCTTTGAAGACAATCAAGAAGACTTATTTCAAGCTGTTAAGCTTCATGTTTGCGATAGCTGCCGTGAAGACCGAAAGATACCGCCTTTAGGAGACTGGGCGTACTGATTTTTTAAACTAATGTTATTGGATTTTTTTATTGACAGATAACACGATCCTGAGAAGCAACTGAAATGAGGTGGCAAACACTGGAACCTATCGAGGTGAAACGGGAAATACTCCGCTACGGAAATGGTGTTGCCGAACGAATTGAAGATACTATTGTTACTGAACATCCGGTGACCATAAAAATCAATGGAACAGAATTTGCCACACTTGTTTGCTCGCCAGATTATGTCGAGGATCTTGTCACAGGGTTCCTGGCATCAGAAGGAGTAATCCGCAGGTATGATGAGTTAGAGGATTTATGGATAGAAGCAAAGTCAGGTACAGCCCATGTAAAAACGAAGAAGGTAAACCCGTTCTACCGGAATTTCCAGGGGAAAAGATACATTACATCATGCTGCGGAGCAGGAAGACAGGGGTTCGTTTTTATTAATGATGCCCTGACTGCAAAAAAAATGGACAAGGTAAGAGTTAGAATTTCCTCGAGGGACTGTTTTTCTTTGATGAGGGAGATGCAGCATTCATCGACAGTATTTCAAAATACTGGAGGGGTGCATAATGCAGCACTTTGCCAGAATGGGAATATCGTGATTTCACGCATGGATATAGGCCGTCATAATGCCCTTGATAAAATTTATGGGTATTGCCTGAAGAAAAGCATTCCGCTTACAGACAAGGTCCTTGCCTTTAGCGGCAGAATATCTGCGGAAATCCTTCTGAAAGCATCCAAAATTGGCTGTGAAATTGTTTTATCGAAATCTGCTCCAACAGAACTCGCCCTTAAGCTTGCAGAAGATCTGGGCATTACCACAATTGGTTTCATACGTGATGAGTCACTAAATGTGTATACGGGACAGGAAAGAGTAGATCTTGATTAAATGCTAACATAAATAGAGAAATCAAAAAGGCT
The nucleotide sequence above comes from Mesobacillus jeotgali. Encoded proteins:
- the fdhF gene encoding formate dehydrogenase subunit alpha, translating into MSESKFTIQINGKEYSAVEGQKILEVARAEDVFIPGVCYHPDLGTIQTCDTCYVMVDGQLTRSCTMKAEPGMVVDTMSDQVKTAQYEAMSRILKNHELYCTVCDNNNGNCTIHNTVEDMGLAHQKYPFQAKPYPPDNSHPFYRYEPDQCILCGRCVEACQDLQVNETLTIDWSREVPRVIWDNDVPIDQSSCVSCGHCVNVCPCNALMEKSMLGNAGFLTGIAPNILAPMIDMTKEVEPGYREIFAVSEVEAAMRKARIKRTKTVCTYCGVGCSFEVWTKDREILKIQTKTEAPVNGISTCVKGKWGWDFVNSEERLTKPLIRKGEEFVEATWEEALSLIAEKLSGIKEEYGPDAIGYIASSKCSNEENFLFQKFARAIMGTNNVDNCSRYCQSPATTGLMRTVGLGGDSGTMEDIMASELVIVVGANPAESHPVLATRIKRAHKLHGQKLVVVDLRENELAQRADLFLHPKPGTDIILLNAIAKYFFDQGWEDASFLAERVNGVNEFQASLEKYTLEYAIEKTGLTMEQILQLAEMIKESKSVCILWAMGVTQHMGASDTSTAISNLLLVTGNYGRTGTGAYPLRGHNNVQGACDFGTLPPWMPGYEPVNDEAVRAKYKEAWGVDLPENPGYDNHHMVEAINKGKMKALYLFGEDMAIVDANSNYVHSTFEKLDFFVVQDIFFSKTAQFADVILPAAPSLEKDGTFTNTERRIQRFYKVLEPRGDSKPDWLIFQELANRLGADWNYQHPSEIMDEAAKLANIFAGVSYERLEQWESLVWPVKADGTDTPLLYKDKFGFPDGKARLVPVEWTVPFDPGNEFDLHLNNGRILEHFHEGNMTHKTEGLVHKVPDVWLEISPQLASERNLEDGALVGLTSPYGHVEVRVIVTDRVKGQELYLPMNTAEDTEAVNRLTSSYHDIITHTPAYKEMGVKMEILETTGELPLPKHNHRYGNRIPQISVKVEEKWQRSDYIPISEIDELKEGYYGESDQAN
- a CDS encoding DUF1641 domain-containing protein yields the protein MAKAIRQINRQIPNETEERSQAAEEIMQALADNKEAVLSLIDLAKELHEVKVFETAGSLLKQRNEVGVIAMQQVNQPAVHNVIKSGFGLFKFLGGLQPAQLETLMNGVTLGLKRMSETGEKGKKQSIWKMRIRLRNPEIRAAMTTMVDFMEGMGEAFLRSREKRE
- a CDS encoding heavy-metal-associated domain-containing protein; its protein translation is MQDYTFQISNLTTEEDAEKLTQAMLEVWGISQAEASAQHKTVSIVFDERMSSLEDFKQAVREAGFHQASE
- the fdhD gene encoding formate dehydrogenase accessory sulfurtransferase FdhD is translated as MEPIEVKREILRYGNGVAERIEDTIVTEHPVTIKINGTEFATLVCSPDYVEDLVTGFLASEGVIRRYDELEDLWIEAKSGTAHVKTKKVNPFYRNFQGKRYITSCCGAGRQGFVFINDALTAKKMDKVRVRISSRDCFSLMREMQHSSTVFQNTGGVHNAALCQNGNIVISRMDIGRHNALDKIYGYCLKKSIPLTDKVLAFSGRISAEILLKASKIGCEIVLSKSAPTELALKLAEDLGITTIGFIRDESLNVYTGQERVDLD